In Geobacter anodireducens, a genomic segment contains:
- a CDS encoding glycoside hydrolase produces the protein MNITLITPYYHPPVRGNAVTARRIERQLRAAGHGVTVHALDAAPAEEILRRIAADPPDLIHALHAYLGGRVAREAGRATGIPYLVTLTGSDVYEALEDARRRDTLAVLRDAAAVAAFHKCVRCRVLDHHPSLAETMAVIPQGVELPGEEFEWGEERFEGGEFVFFLPAGLRPVKNAAFALGPLAELHREDPRVRFLLAGPILDREYGAATLEAMDRHPFARYLGEVGRGAIGALFHRADVVINSSIFEGGMANSVLEALAFGTPVLASYIDGNRSVVKEGATGFLFRGEREFLDRARDLLRNPALGRRLGEQGRELVRERFSPERETEAYLELYRRITGA, from the coding sequence ATGAACATCACCCTGATTACCCCCTATTATCACCCCCCTGTCCGGGGGAATGCCGTTACTGCCAGGCGGATCGAGCGCCAGCTCCGGGCCGCGGGGCACGGGGTGACCGTCCACGCCCTGGACGCCGCGCCCGCCGAGGAGATCCTGAGGCGGATCGCGGCCGATCCGCCGGACCTGATTCACGCCCTGCACGCCTATCTGGGGGGGCGCGTGGCCCGGGAGGCCGGCCGGGCCACGGGCATCCCGTACCTGGTCACCCTGACCGGTTCGGACGTGTATGAGGCGCTGGAGGACGCCCGGCGCCGGGATACCCTGGCGGTCCTGCGCGATGCCGCCGCGGTGGCGGCGTTCCACAAGTGCGTCCGGTGCCGGGTGCTTGATCATCATCCTTCCCTGGCCGAAACGATGGCGGTCATCCCCCAGGGGGTGGAACTGCCCGGGGAAGAGTTCGAGTGGGGGGAAGAGCGGTTCGAGGGGGGCGAGTTCGTCTTCTTCCTGCCGGCCGGACTGCGGCCGGTCAAGAATGCGGCCTTCGCCCTCGGTCCCCTGGCGGAGCTCCACCGGGAGGACCCGCGGGTCCGCTTCCTGCTGGCCGGGCCGATCCTGGACCGGGAGTACGGCGCCGCAACACTGGAGGCCATGGACCGCCATCCCTTTGCCCGCTACCTGGGCGAAGTGGGGCGCGGCGCCATCGGCGCCCTGTTCCACCGGGCCGACGTGGTCATCAACAGCTCGATCTTCGAGGGGGGGATGGCGAACAGCGTCCTGGAGGCCCTGGCCTTCGGCACGCCGGTCCTGGCGTCGTACATCGACGGCAACCGCTCGGTGGTGAAGGAAGGGGCCACCGGTTTCCTGTTCCGGGGCGAGCGGGAATTCCTGGACCGTGCCCGGGACCTGCTCCGCAATCCAGCACTGGGCCGGCGCCTCGGCGAACAGGGACGGGAGCTGGTGCGGGAGCGTTTTTCCCCGGAGCGGGAGACGGAGGCCTACCTGGAGCTCTACCGGCGGATCACCGGCGCGTGA
- the metX gene encoding homoserine O-acetyltransferase (Catalyzes the conversion of acetyl-CoA and L-homoserine to CoA and O-acetyl-L-homoserine), producing the protein MSVGIVEEQSVTFATDLRLESGRILGPITLAYETYGRLNAERSNAILVAHAWTGNAHLAGRHGEDDPKPGWWDAIVGPGRLLDTDRWFVICSNVIGSCYGSTGPASINPKTGKRYNLSFPVITVRDMVRAQALLLDHLGIDRLLTVLGGSMGGMQALEWATQFPDRVRSAIALATTSRPSPQAISLNAVARWAIFNDPSWKKGEYRKNPKDGLALARGIGHITFLSDESMWQKFGRRYSARDGLFDFFGQFEVERYLTYNGYNFVDRFDTNSFLYLAKALDMYDVAWGYESLEDALSRVAAPIQFFAFTSDWLYPPYQTEEMATTLRALGKEAEYHLIPSAYGHDAFLLEHETFAPMVRDFLARVERG; encoded by the coding sequence ATGTCCGTCGGCATCGTCGAAGAACAATCCGTCACCTTTGCAACGGATCTCAGGCTGGAAAGCGGCCGGATACTGGGGCCCATCACCCTGGCCTACGAGACCTACGGCCGGCTGAACGCCGAGCGGTCCAACGCCATCCTGGTGGCCCACGCCTGGACCGGCAATGCCCATCTGGCGGGCAGGCACGGCGAAGACGACCCCAAGCCGGGCTGGTGGGACGCCATCGTCGGCCCGGGCCGGCTCCTGGACACCGACCGCTGGTTCGTCATCTGCTCCAACGTCATCGGTTCCTGCTACGGCTCAACCGGCCCCGCCTCCATCAACCCGAAGACCGGCAAGCGCTACAACCTCTCCTTCCCGGTCATCACCGTGCGGGACATGGTACGGGCCCAGGCCCTGCTGCTGGACCACCTGGGCATCGACCGGCTCCTGACCGTCCTCGGCGGGAGCATGGGCGGGATGCAGGCCCTGGAATGGGCAACCCAGTTCCCGGACCGGGTCCGCTCGGCCATCGCCCTCGCCACCACGAGCCGTCCGTCGCCCCAGGCCATCTCCCTGAACGCCGTGGCCCGCTGGGCCATCTTCAACGATCCGTCCTGGAAAAAGGGGGAGTACCGGAAAAACCCCAAGGACGGCCTGGCGCTTGCCCGGGGTATCGGCCACATCACGTTCCTCTCCGACGAATCCATGTGGCAGAAGTTCGGCCGCCGCTACTCGGCCCGGGACGGCCTGTTCGACTTCTTCGGCCAGTTCGAGGTGGAACGCTACCTCACCTACAACGGCTACAATTTCGTGGACCGCTTCGACACCAACTCGTTCCTCTACCTGGCCAAGGCCCTGGATATGTACGACGTGGCCTGGGGGTACGAGTCGCTGGAGGACGCGCTCAGCCGCGTCGCGGCCCCGATCCAGTTCTTCGCCTTCACCTCCGACTGGCTCTACCCCCCCTACCAGACCGAGGAGATGGCCACCACGCTCCGGGCCCTGGGCAAGGAGGCCGAATACCACCTGATCCCCTCGGCCTACGGCCATGACGCCTTCCTCCTGGAGCACGAAACCTTCGCGCCCATGGTGCGGGACTTCCTGGCCCGCGTGGAGCGGGGCTAG
- a CDS encoding UDP-2,3-diacylglucosamine hydrolase has protein sequence MRAIFIADAHLRQPGDENYRLLMEFLAGLRGNVDTLYILGDLFEFWIGYDPVPFTHYLPLLDRLRELVDSGVRIEYFEGNHDFHMGPFFTETLRATVHPGPAVVDIRGERFYLCHGDEVNRKDYPYRLLRFILHSPLTRVATRIVPPAVACRIAVGMSRESRKNHGRRRHRWDYAAMLRAFAAERFREGCRAVVAGHFHQPFIDRNDDGTVLLSLGDWLTHYTYGEWIDGTLSLKTYGTP, from the coding sequence ATGCGCGCAATCTTCATCGCCGACGCCCACCTGCGGCAACCGGGGGACGAAAACTACCGGCTGCTCATGGAGTTCCTGGCCGGACTCCGGGGCAACGTCGACACCCTCTACATTCTCGGTGACCTGTTCGAGTTCTGGATCGGCTACGATCCGGTCCCCTTCACCCACTACCTCCCCCTGCTCGACCGGCTGCGGGAACTGGTCGACAGCGGAGTCCGGATCGAGTACTTCGAGGGGAACCACGATTTCCACATGGGGCCGTTTTTCACGGAGACGCTCCGGGCAACGGTCCACCCGGGCCCCGCCGTGGTCGACATCCGGGGGGAACGGTTCTATCTCTGCCACGGGGACGAGGTCAACCGGAAGGACTATCCCTACCGGCTCCTGCGGTTCATTCTCCACAGCCCCCTGACGCGGGTGGCCACCCGCATCGTTCCGCCCGCCGTGGCCTGCCGGATCGCCGTGGGCATGTCGCGGGAAAGCCGCAAGAACCATGGCCGGCGCCGGCACCGCTGGGACTACGCCGCCATGCTCCGGGCCTTCGCCGCCGAGCGTTTCCGGGAAGGATGCCGCGCGGTCGTTGCCGGACATTTCCACCAGCCGTTCATCGATCGCAACGACGACGGCACGGTCCTGCTCTCCCTGGGCGACTGGCTCACCCACTACACCTACGGCGAATGGATCGACGGCACCCTTTCGCTGAAGACCTACGGAACACCGTAA